CGATTTCTCATTTTATAAATCCGACTATACTTATAGGATTTATGAATTTAAAAAGAAAGGGTGTTAAACATGCAACATGTACGAACAAAAGGCTTCAACCTGAGCGGTAGATTGGCGGTTCTTAGCATTATTGCATTATTGCTTTCCTTGCTATCCCCAGCGGCTCATAGCTATGCAGAGTCATCCAAGACGACGCTCGATCTTGCCAAAGGAAGCATAGTCATCGGCAACGGGACAGTGTCCGGCAAGACATCTTCGGGAGCTGCGGCTGCTTACAACGCTAGCGGCTACGTCATCACGAGCAGCTCAAGCGCCGTAAGCTCCAATACGGTAACGATCAATGGTGGCGAGCAGCAGGTTGATCTTCATAACCTGAAAATCACGACCGGCTACAATGGCGCGTCCCCTGTCTCGATCGAAAATGCGGGAACTAAAGTTCGGCTTACGCTCAGCGGCACGAACGTGCTGACAGCGGGTAATCCGAAGAAAGCGGCGCTTGGCGTTGCAGAAGGTACGGAGCTTACGATCGGCACGATTGACGGAAGCGTGAATCATGTGCTGACTGCCAATGGCTACGGCGGAAGCGCTGCTGCGATCGGCGGCAACGAATCGGGAGCATCGGGCAAGATTACCATTAATGAAGGCACGATCAATGCCAAGTTTACGTCCAGCGGTAACTATGGCGCGGCAATTGGCGGCGGACAAAGCGGTGCAGGCGGCGTCATCGTCATTAATGGCGGTGTTGTGACAGCTGAATCTTATGGCGGATCGGCCGCGGCAATTGGCGGCGGTTATTCCTCGACAGGTTACAACGGCAAATCGACTTCCGTAACCGTCAACGGCGGAACGGTAACGACGAAAATTCCTAATGCTGCAACGTATGATTCCATTGGCTATGGCAAGGTCGGAACGACTTATGCTTCTGCGGTGCAAGCTGCAACGTCGGTTGTGATTAACGGCGGCGCAATCATTAACAAGAACGACAGCAACAATATTACATCGCTATTGTACAAGCGGTTGCCGGTTAATGGCAGCGGAGAAACGGTATATTCCGTTGGCATCAAGTTTGATGACGCTCCGTCCAACGGAACGACTGTAACTTTGTCTCATGCAAGCGGCAGCGTAGCAACGAAGACGCTCAATAGCGGCAATGTATATACTTTCCTACCTGCCGGAGCGCACGAAGTGGTCGCAACGCGCGAAGATACAGGGTCTGTCTACTATGGGCTCGTTGACGTTAACACGTCCAGCTCGAACACTCCGAACAGCTCGGGCGCAGTATCTCGCACCATCAAGTCCACCCCGGTAATTGCTGTGGTGAACGCAGATGCTGCGGATGCCGATCTGAATGACGGCAAGACGAGCGTACTCGTTATCGGAAATTACAGTGAGATCGTCAACGGTGGCAGCTATCTGCTAGAAGCCGGCAACGACTATACGATTCAATGGTACAAAGGCGCCACGTTGATTGCGGGAGATGCAGACGACGCATCGCGATTGACAGTCACGCCTGACAAAGGAGATACGTTCAAAGCGAAATTCGTAGCGACATCGACGGGCAAGGCCATCGGCTCGACTTCCTTCTCGTCCGTGAAAACAACGCTCGGACCGAAGAACCCGAGCATCCCAGTTCCGGGAATTGACAGCAATTTATCTGTAACCTCGGAAGCGGAATTCACCAAGCAGCCAGATCCGACAGCAGGCGCAATCACCTATACGGTGAAGCTGACTGCCAACGATGGATCGAACGCTCCGATCGCAGGAGCAACCGTACGTTTCTATCAGGACGGCTCCAAGTATACGAGAGTTACGGGAGCTGACGGCATCATTCGCTTTACGTTCGGCGCCTTGCTGCCAGGTGAGCACGCGATCAAAATCGCATTCGAGACGGGCAAAGTGAACGGCGTTCAATACAATGGCTCGACTTACGATAAGAGCTTTACCGTCGTCAAGCCGGAGAAGCCGTCCGGATTCACAACGATTGCGGCCAAATCGGGTACGACTAACGGTAAAATATTCGGCGCAGACGAGTCGCAGGAGTACATCAAGTGGATTCCTACCATCGGCATCAACCAGCAGATCTATCCGGTTACGGGCGATGTAATCGAAAATCTCGGACCTAGCTTGTATAGCATTCGTTATAAGGCATTTTACGACGGAGACGTTTACAGCTTGGCATCCGACTATCGCTACCTCGTTTGGGTACAAACGGCGCAATGGACAGTGACGCCGGTTGCGACCGATTCCGTAGTGTGGGAAACGGGAGCTGTTGATGTCATCGCCGGAGGCAGTGCGCAATTTGTCGTAACGCCGAAAGAAGGCTACGAGATCCAAGCAGGCGATATTCAAGTGAAATATGCCAACTATTCGTATGACAGCAGCACGCATATTCTGAGTCTCGACACGATTACAAGCGATATTCGCATTGTGATCAACGCGACGAAGATCGAATAGAAACAACCTTCTAAAACTAGAGACACAGGAGCGGTCGTTCGCTCCGATCAGCGAGCTCTCGATTCGGGAGCTCGTTATTATTCAATAAATCATTTGGTACAAGAGAGGAGAGCATGAGAGATGAAGAAAACAAAATGGTTAAGTTATGTGTTAACAGCTGCACTTGGGCTGAATCTGTTTGCGGTGGTTGCTCCGCCCGTCTCAGCGGCAGACGTAGTTCAGACGGAGCTGGATATTTCCAAGGGGGATATTGTAATCGATAAAGATGCGGTGACCGTTAACAAGGTTGCAGTTGCCTACAATCCTAACGGTTATGTTATTAAGGGTAAAGCATCAACAACCTCTGCTACCATCACGATCAAAGGCGGCGTGGAGCATAATATTACACTGGATACTCTTACAAACGACAGAACAACTACAAATAGCAACGCGAGTGGGTCGGCTCTAGTCTTAGCGGGAACAGGAACGAAAGTCAATTTGCTTTTAAAAGCGACAAGCTCGCTGTCTACGTCCAGTAATGGCAAAGCGGGAATTAACGTGCCACCTGGTACCGAGCTCGTCATTAATACAGTTGACGGGAACGATACGCCTAAACTGATTGTCAAAAGCGCAGGAACTGCCGCGGCGATCGGAGGCAATGATAACGAGAGCGCCGGGAAGATCACCATTAATCACGGTACGATCGACGCTTCGTTCAGTAGCGGCGGGGCTACTGCTGCGGTCATCGGCGGAGGCAAAGGTGGACAGGGCGGAACGATCGTCATCAATGGCGGGGTCATCACCGCCACTCAAGACATCAATAATAATACAGGAGCTGCGATTGGTGGGGGCAATGTGAACAGTCCTTATCCGGATTGGGTGGATAAGCTGAAGCCCGATACCAGCGTCACGATTAATGGAGGCACCATCATTACGAAGGTAAAGAACAATCCGTCCTTTGACTCCATTGGAATGGGCTATGCCAATACCAAGCTTGAAGAAAATACCGCAAGAACCAAAGTGGTCGTTAATGGCGGAAATATTTACACGACTAATGCATCCAGTAATGGCGTCTCGTTGTTATACAATCGCGTCCCGGTAAATTCCGATGGCGTATCGGTGTACGCTACATCCATTAAAGTAGATCCGGCTCTGACGAGCGGAGCGGCTGTTACGGTCAAATATGCAGACACAACGTTAGACACAACACTTCAGGGCTCTTCTGGCTCGGTTTATTTATTTTTACCGGTAGGCACGATTCCGGTTGAAATTACGAATAAATCGAACGGAAAAACTCATTTCGGCAAAGTGAAGACTACCACCGCCACCGCCGCCACGCCAGGCATCTCATCATACCCCTTTAGTGCGGGAACGGTCTCCCGTTTGATTGGAAGCACAGCACCGAAGGTATCTGTACTGAGCAATGCTGACAACGGCATCAGCAGCGGTCGCTTTTTTTACGGAGCCAACGTAACTCTGAGTGTCACCAATTTAGATGATATAGTAAACAAGAGTGATTACCCTCTAGTTTTTGGGACTGATTTTACGGTTGAATGGTATAGAGGTACGGGGAATAATCCAGCCCGCATCGATACTAATAATCCAGCTCAAGTGACAGTAAATCTGGGACAGGGGGAAGTAATTCGAGCCAAATTAGTGGCGATTGATCCCCTTGTTTCCCCTGCAACCAAGCTAGATGCCAGTTCTACCAACTTTTCCGATAGTCTAATAGCAGATTGGCAAAGGAGAACGCTTGGGTTCCAAGATTTGAAGTCTGGCTATCCTTTTGGCGCTTCTGGGACAGTTATAGCCAAAGCTAGCGCAGGCTCGGATGCCATTACTTATGCGAGCTCCGATTCAAGCATACTATCGGTAGACGCATCCACCGGAGCATGGACCGCCCACAAGCTCGGGTCGGCTACGATTACAGCTTCAATTTCTGAGAATGCAACAGATAAGCTGTCAGCGGCAGCAGTAAGTCAGGTGGTTGAGGTTACGCCTATTATTCCGCTGGCACCGGTTCAAGTGAGCGCTGTGCCCGGAGATCAACAAGCTGAAGTCAGTTTCGTAGTTACACCGAATAAGGATGGAAGTGCCAATACTGGCTATACCGTGACTGCATGGAACGATGAAAATGTAGCCGGGACGGGAACAGGTACGAAGAGCCCGATTATCGTAACGGGGTTGACGAACGGAAAGTCTTACACGTTCACGGTAGTTGCCAAGAATGCGGTTGGCAATTCGTTGGTATCGACAGCGTCCGCAGCGGTAACGCCGGTGGGGGTGCCGAACGCGCCGACAGGCGTAACGGCGACGGCGGGTAAGGGTCAAGCGACGGTAGAGTTTATAGCGTCGTTGGACAACGGCAGCGAAATAACGCTCTACACGGTAACGGCGTGGGACGATGTAACGGCAGTCGGGACGGGAACAGGAGTGGCGAGCCCAATTACAATAACGGGTTTGACGAACGGAAAGTCTTACACGTTCACGGTAGTTGCCAAGAATGCGGTCGGCAGTTCGTTGGTATCGACAGCGTCCGCAGCGGTAACGCCGGTGGGGGTGCCGAATGCGCCGACAGGCGTAACGGCAACGGCCGGAAACGGCCAAGCGACGGTAGAGTTTACGGCGCCGTCAGACAATGGAAGCGAAATAACACTCTACACGGTAACGGCGTGGAATAACGGAACACAAGCCGGGACGGGAACAGGTGCGGCGAGCCCGATTACAGTAACGGGTTTGACGAACGGAAAATCGTATACGTTCAAGGTAGTGGCGACGAATGCGGTCGGTAATTCGTTGGGATCGGAAGCATCAGCGGCGGTAACGCCGATAGTAACGGAGACGCCGGCGGCGATTCCGAATGCACCGACAGGCGTAACGGCGAAGGCAGGTAACGGCCAAGCGACGGTTGAGTTTACAGTTCCATCGAACAACGGCAGCGCAATAACGCACTATACGGTAACAGCTTGGAATAATGGGGCTAAAGCCGCGACGAAAACAGGCACGACGAACCAGATCACGGTATCGGGTTTGACGAACGGAACGTCGTACACGTTTAAGGTAGTTGCGACGAATGCGGTTGGCGACTCATTGGAATCCGCTGCATCTGAGGCAGTAACGCCGACAGATGTAACGGAGACGCCGGCAACTGTGCCGAACGCGCCGACAGGTGTGACAGCGACGGCTGGTAACGGCCAAGCGACTGTAAAGTTTACAGTGCCGTTGGACAACGGCAGCGCAATAACGCACTACACGGTAACAGCTTGGAATAACGGGGCTAAAGCCGCGACGAAAACAGGCACGACGAACCAGATCACGGTAACGGGATTGGCAAACGGAACGTCGTACACATTTAATGTAGTTGCGACGAATGCGGTTGGCGACTCATTGGAATCCGCTGCATCTGAGGCAGTAACGCCGACAGATGTAACGGAGACGCCGGCAGCAGTGCCGAACGCGCCGACAGGCGTGACAGCGACGGCTGGTAACGGCCAAGCGACGGTAAGCTTTACAGTGCCGTCGGACAACGGCAGTGAAATAACGCACTACACGGTAA
This portion of the Cohnella abietis genome encodes:
- a CDS encoding fibronectin type III domain-containing protein, giving the protein MKKTKWLSYVLTAALGLNLFAVVAPPVSAADVVQTELDISKGDIVIDKDAVTVNKVAVAYNPNGYVIKGKASTTSATITIKGGVEHNITLDTLTNDRTTTNSNASGSALVLAGTGTKVNLLLKATSSLSTSSNGKAGINVPPGTELVINTVDGNDTPKLIVKSAGTAAAIGGNDNESAGKITINHGTIDASFSSGGATAAVIGGGKGGQGGTIVINGGVITATQDINNNTGAAIGGGNVNSPYPDWVDKLKPDTSVTINGGTIITKVKNNPSFDSIGMGYANTKLEENTARTKVVVNGGNIYTTNASSNGVSLLYNRVPVNSDGVSVYATSIKVDPALTSGAAVTVKYADTTLDTTLQGSSGSVYLFLPVGTIPVEITNKSNGKTHFGKVKTTTATAATPGISSYPFSAGTVSRLIGSTAPKVSVLSNADNGISSGRFFYGANVTLSVTNLDDIVNKSDYPLVFGTDFTVEWYRGTGNNPARIDTNNPAQVTVNLGQGEVIRAKLVAIDPLVSPATKLDASSTNFSDSLIADWQRRTLGFQDLKSGYPFGASGTVIAKASAGSDAITYASSDSSILSVDASTGAWTAHKLGSATITASISENATDKLSAAAVSQVVEVTPIIPLAPVQVSAVPGDQQAEVSFVVTPNKDGSANTGYTVTAWNDENVAGTGTGTKSPIIVTGLTNGKSYTFTVVAKNAVGNSLVSTASAAVTPVGVPNAPTGVTATAGKGQATVEFIASLDNGSEITLYTVTAWDDVTAVGTGTGVASPITITGLTNGKSYTFTVVAKNAVGSSLVSTASAAVTPVGVPNAPTGVTATAGNGQATVEFTAPSDNGSEITLYTVTAWNNGTQAGTGTGAASPITVTGLTNGKSYTFKVVATNAVGNSLGSEASAAVTPIVTETPAAIPNAPTGVTAKAGNGQATVEFTVPSNNGSAITHYTVTAWNNGAKAATKTGTTNQITVSGLTNGTSYTFKVVATNAVGDSLESAASEAVTPTDVTETPATVPNAPTGVTATAGNGQATVKFTVPLDNGSAITHYTVTAWNNGAKAATKTGTTNQITVTGLANGTSYTFNVVATNAVGDSLESAASEAVTPTDVTETPAAVPNAPTGVTATAGNGQATVSFTVPSDNGSEITHYTVTAWNNGAKTATKTGTTSQITVTELTNGTSYTFTVVATNAVGASTQSAASNVVTPTGDTGVFIPSPPIVDDKGKNDNQSVRNETDIPSNQSGSLQLNQEVWVTVPSGTADKPLKIKVEKLTGATDLVADKETLASPIYELTKNFAENFSQNITLKFAFDTSVLKDDAHTVSVFYYDETARRWVEIGGGIVNNGFITINVNHFTKFAVFVVAKNTEPVEPGVPQFTDLEGHWAVNAIKQAVAKGFVNGYANGQFKPNGHITRAEFIAILVRVLNLQTEGAQLSLTDTDKISKWAVKPIAQAVEAKLITGYSDGSFRPNEQITRAEIVTIIARAFNLKIKEGVASSGFADDRLIPAWAKGAAEAAREKGIVSGRSGNQFAPNDPATRAEVIVILLNALGSK
- a CDS encoding carboxypeptidase-like regulatory domain-containing protein; the encoded protein is MQHVRTKGFNLSGRLAVLSIIALLLSLLSPAAHSYAESSKTTLDLAKGSIVIGNGTVSGKTSSGAAAAYNASGYVITSSSSAVSSNTVTINGGEQQVDLHNLKITTGYNGASPVSIENAGTKVRLTLSGTNVLTAGNPKKAALGVAEGTELTIGTIDGSVNHVLTANGYGGSAAAIGGNESGASGKITINEGTINAKFTSSGNYGAAIGGGQSGAGGVIVINGGVVTAESYGGSAAAIGGGYSSTGYNGKSTSVTVNGGTVTTKIPNAATYDSIGYGKVGTTYASAVQAATSVVINGGAIINKNDSNNITSLLYKRLPVNGSGETVYSVGIKFDDAPSNGTTVTLSHASGSVATKTLNSGNVYTFLPAGAHEVVATREDTGSVYYGLVDVNTSSSNTPNSSGAVSRTIKSTPVIAVVNADAADADLNDGKTSVLVIGNYSEIVNGGSYLLEAGNDYTIQWYKGATLIAGDADDASRLTVTPDKGDTFKAKFVATSTGKAIGSTSFSSVKTTLGPKNPSIPVPGIDSNLSVTSEAEFTKQPDPTAGAITYTVKLTANDGSNAPIAGATVRFYQDGSKYTRVTGADGIIRFTFGALLPGEHAIKIAFETGKVNGVQYNGSTYDKSFTVVKPEKPSGFTTIAAKSGTTNGKIFGADESQEYIKWIPTIGINQQIYPVTGDVIENLGPSLYSIRYKAFYDGDVYSLASDYRYLVWVQTAQWTVTPVATDSVVWETGAVDVIAGGSAQFVVTPKEGYEIQAGDIQVKYANYSYDSSTHILSLDTITSDIRIVINATKIE